From one Liolophura sinensis isolate JHLJ2023 chromosome 10, CUHK_Ljap_v2, whole genome shotgun sequence genomic stretch:
- the LOC135477096 gene encoding toll-like receptor 4 yields MERFLPAIVVIVSLTRTDGRHIDLSHRRLDKVPINISSTTESMDLSWNLLKVISNYTFINLNCLTSLDLSHNRLYRLELGAFRGLSKLLSLNLNHNNLQLTYDAYPPNVFRPLQRLETLKVIYNANTDRKDLPNGYQDQRFSSLEFVTVLAIDGIDGLPFGRGFLRMSCLKSLQVNLLGAVQEETLAVFANLSIESLHVECSKLEIGSLHVLVAQNCRFRQGFLLDTHGKAFRSLKYLKTLDLSNNDLTTLHKDVFIQLLNLENLILRNNKLTVIPVAVLNIQWLRYLDLSFNVVSSLSAKDICWVTSTRSSPNNKSVTLSLNDNPFLCTCDTLTFVHFIQDNSHNILENGSLSCSMGNGTMTNIMNLKSKVKDMDVSCVSKFWLTFSVVGSCLLTLCVILAILGYRYRWNIKYWMRTKCRRGPVYDELAMEHYQFDAFVAYNSQNYQWACRDLRNVLETENNYKLCLHDRDFPVGVSIQQNIVDAVNNSRKVILVITRTFLRSDWCEFEIQMTGMRMVRDGREDAIIVIMMEEISVTEMPKSLLNLWKHITFLMWENQQTDEEVFWDRLLEVMARP; encoded by the exons ATGGAGCGCTTTTTACCCGCCATTGTTGTGATTGTGTCACTAACCAGAACTGATGGCCGTCATATTGACCTGTCGCATCGCAGATTAGACAAGGTACCGATTAACATTTCGTCAACAACAGAGAGCATGGACTTAAGCTGGAATCTCCTGAAGGTGATATCCAATTATACCTTCATCAATCTCAACTGTCTGACTTCCTTGGATCTTTCGCACAACAGACTGTATCGCCTAGAATTAGGCGCTTTCAGAGGATTGTCGAAGCTCTTGTCTCTCAATCTAAACCATAACAATCTTCAACTAACCTACGATGCCTATCCTCCTAATGTCTTTCGTCCACTTCAGCGGTTAGAGACGCTCAAGGTAATCTACAATGCTAACACGGACAGGAAAGATCTTCCAAATGGATATCAAGACCAACGGTTCAGCAGCCTTGAATTTGTGACAGTGCTTGCCATTGATGGCATTGACGGGCTACCCTTTGGGCGAGGATTTCTACGCATGTCTTGTCTGAAGTCTTTACAGGTTAACTTGCTGGGAGCTGTACAGGAAGAAACGCTGGCTGTGTTTGCGAACCTATCAATTGAGTCGCTACATGTCGAGTGCTCAAAGCTTGAAATTGgca GCCTACACGTCCTTGTAGCCCAAAACTGCAGATTTCGACAAGGCTTTTTGCTTGACACTCATGGTAAAGCCTTTCGATCTCTTAAGTATCTAAAAACGCTTGACTTGTCCAACAATGATTTAACAACTTTGCACAAAGATGTGTTTATACAACTTCTAAACCTTGAAAACTTAATCCTCAGAAACAACAAGTTAACTGTAATTCCCGTGGCTGTGCTCAACATTCAGTGGCTGAGATATCTTGATTTGTCATTCAATGTTGTTTCGTCTTTATCCGCCAAGGATATTTGCTGGGTCACATCTACTCGTTCTTCTCCGAATAATAAGTCAGTGACTTTGTCTCTTAATGATAACCCCTTCCTCTGTACCTGTGACACGCTTACATTTGTGCACTTTATTCAAGACAACTCTCACAATATCCTCGAAAATGGTAGCCTGTCATGCAGCATGGGAAATGGAACAATGACAAATATAATgaacttaaagtcaaaagtaAAGGATATGGATGTCAGCTGCGTCAGCAAGTTTTGGttgacattttctgttgttgGATCCTGTTTGTTAACTCTCTGTGTAATCTTGGCAATATTGGGCTACCGTTACAGATGGAACATAAAATACTGGATGAGGACAAAATGTCGTAGAGGCCCTGTATATGACGAACTGGCCATGGAACATTATCAATTTGACGCCTTTGTGGCGTACAATTCGCAGAATTACCAGTGGGCCTGTCGTGATCTACGAAACGTTTTGGAAACTGAGAACAATTACAAACTTTGCCTCCATGATCGTGATTTCCCTGTAGGTGTCAGCATACAACAGAACATTGTAGACGCCGTGAACAACAGCCGGAAAGTCATCCTGGTGATCACCAGAACCTTTCTGAGAAGCGACTGGTGTGAGTTTGAAATTCAAATGACGGGCATGCGCATGGTCAGAGACGGTCGTGAGGACGCCATTATTGTGATCATGATGGAAGAGATCTCGGTGACGGAAATGCCAAAGTCGTTACTGAATCTGTGGAAACACATTACTTTTCTCATGTGGGAAAATCAGCAAACGGACGAAGAGGTTTTCTGGGATCGACTCTTAGAAGTAATGGCACGCCCTTAA